From Ictidomys tridecemlineatus isolate mIctTri1 chromosome 2, mIctTri1.hap1, whole genome shotgun sequence, the proteins below share one genomic window:
- the Znf664 gene encoding zinc finger protein 664 isoform X1 codes for MIYKCPMCREFFSERADLFMHQKIHTAEKPHKCDKCDKGFFHISELHIHWRDHTGEKVYKCDDCGKDFSTTTKLNRHKKIHTVEKPYKCYECGKAFNWSSHLQIHMRVHTGEKPYVCSECGRGFSNSSNLCMHQRVHTGEKPFKCEECGKAFRHTSSLCMHQRVHTGEKPYKCYECGKAFSQSSSLCIHQRVHTGEKPYRCCGCGKAFSQSSSLCIHQRVHTGEKPFKCDECGKAFSQSTSLCIHQRVHTKERNHLKISVI; via the coding sequence ATGATCTACAAGTGCCCCATGTGTAGGGAATTTTTCTCTGAGAGAGCAGATCTCTTTATGCATCAGAAAATCCACACGGCCGAGAAGCCCCACAAATGTGACAAGTGTGATAAGGGTTTCTTTCACATATCAGAACTTCACATTCATTGGCGAGACCACACGGGAGAGAAGGTCTATAAATGTGATGATTGTGGTAAGGATTTTAGCACTACAACAAAACTTAATAGACATAAGAAAATCCACACAGtggagaagccctataaatgttatgagtgtggcaaagccttcaatTGGAGCTCCCATCTTCAAATTCATATGAGAGTTCACACAGGCGAGAAACCCTATGTCTGTAGTGAGTGTGGAAGGGGCTTCAGTAACAGTTCAAACCTTTGCATGCACCAGAGAGTCCACACCGGAGAGAAGCCCTTCAAATGTGAAgagtgtgggaaggccttcagGCACACCTCCAGCCTCTGCATGCATCAAAGAGTCCACACCGGGGAGAAACCTTATAAATGTTATgagtgtgggaaggccttcagTCAGAGCTCCAGCCTCTGCATCCACCAGAGagtccacactggagagaaaccttatagGTGTTGTGGGTGTGGGAAGGCCTTCAGTCAGAGCTCCAGCCTCTGCATCCACCAGAGGGtacacacaggagagaaaccttTTAAATGTGATGAGTGTGGGAAGGCCTTTAGTCAGAGTACCAGCCTCTGCATTCATCAGAGAGTCCACACCAAGGAGAGAAACCATCTCAAAATATcagttatataa